A single genomic interval of Lathyrus oleraceus cultivar Zhongwan6 chromosome 7, CAAS_Psat_ZW6_1.0, whole genome shotgun sequence harbors:
- the LOC127104447 gene encoding tyrosine-protein phosphatase DSP3 gives MADDLATYLCPEPYPEENLEFLKSQNIRLFQFGIEGKTEVSLPILSDSIMEALKILLDVRNHPVLIHCKRGKHRTGCVVGCFRKMQNWCLSSMFEEYQRYAGAKSRTADLTFIEMFDIINLRQCLYSIIYQYQGASKKRRLMYQGETTQKPPRLTSF, from the exons atggcaGATGATCTTGCAAC ATACTTGTGTCCTGAACCCTATCCGGAGGAGAATTTGGAGTTTCTTAAATCACAGAATATTCGTCTATTTCAATTTGGAATTGAGGGGAAAACG GAAGTTTCTTTACCTATTCTCAGTGATTCTATTATGGAGGCTTTGAAAATTTtacttg ATGTGAGAAATCACCCTGTTTTGATTCATTGCAAACGAGGAAAG CATAGAACAGGTTGTGTAGTTGGTTGCTTCAGAAAGATGCAGAACTGGTGTCTGTCTTCTATGTTTGAGGAGTACCAGCGTTATGCTGGTGCTAAATCCAGGACAGCGGATTTAACATTTATAGAGATGTTTGACATCATAAATCTTAGGCAGTGCCTCTACAGCATCATTTACCAGTATCAAGGTGCTTCAAAGAAGCGCAGATTGATGTATCAAGGCGAGACTACGCAGAAGCCACCCCGTTTGACATCGTTTTAG